A window of the Butyricimonas virosa genome harbors these coding sequences:
- the serS gene encoding serine--tRNA ligase, which translates to MLNLKFIQENKDTVIRKLAVKNFDAKELVEKIIALDNERKNLQKESDNKQSEMNSISKQIGSLMKEGKKEEAEQARANTTRLKEEIAALTAQHNNTQNELNSLIVRLPNLPHDSVPPGKSDADNVIVKISDNVPAHEEGQLPHWDLAKKYQLIDFEVGVKITGAGFPVYKGMGARLQRALIYFFLEENTKAGYQEVQPPLVVNEDSGFGTGQLPDKDGQMYYVNEDKLYLIPTAEVPVTNLYRDMIVDADQLPIKNTAYSACFRREAGSYGKDVRGLNRLHQFDKVEIVQITRPEMSYEALNGMVKHVEGLLIKLGLPYRIVRLCGGDLSFTSALTFDFEVYSKAQDRWLEVSSVSNFEEYQANRLKLRFRDKGDKKTTMVHTLNGSALALPRIVASLLENNQTPEGIRVPDVLRGFMGTDYIR; encoded by the coding sequence ATGCTAAACCTTAAATTTATTCAGGAAAACAAAGACACGGTGATTCGAAAATTAGCCGTTAAGAACTTTGATGCCAAGGAATTAGTTGAGAAGATTATCGCTCTCGACAACGAGAGAAAGAATTTACAAAAAGAATCGGATAACAAGCAATCCGAAATGAATAGCATCTCCAAGCAAATCGGTTCCTTGATGAAAGAAGGGAAAAAAGAGGAAGCCGAGCAAGCAAGGGCTAATACAACCCGTCTGAAAGAAGAGATTGCAGCCTTGACTGCCCAACACAATAACACCCAGAACGAGTTGAACTCACTCATCGTTCGTTTACCAAATTTACCACATGACTCCGTACCTCCCGGAAAGAGTGATGCGGACAACGTAATCGTGAAAATCAGTGATAACGTGCCTGCCCATGAAGAAGGACAACTTCCTCATTGGGACTTGGCGAAAAAGTATCAGTTGATTGATTTCGAGGTCGGTGTGAAGATCACGGGTGCCGGATTCCCCGTCTACAAAGGTATGGGAGCCCGTTTACAAAGAGCCTTAATCTACTTCTTTTTGGAAGAAAACACCAAAGCGGGCTATCAAGAAGTGCAGCCCCCGCTTGTCGTTAATGAAGATTCAGGCTTCGGTACCGGTCAGTTGCCCGATAAAGACGGACAGATGTATTACGTGAACGAGGACAAACTATATCTTATCCCCACGGCAGAAGTGCCTGTAACCAACCTTTACCGGGATATGATCGTGGACGCCGACCAGTTACCGATCAAGAACACGGCTTACTCCGCTTGTTTCCGCCGGGAAGCCGGATCATACGGAAAAGACGTACGCGGGTTGAACCGCCTGCACCAGTTCGATAAAGTAGAGATCGTGCAGATCACCCGTCCGGAAATGTCTTACGAAGCTCTCAACGGCATGGTGAAACACGTGGAAGGACTATTAATCAAGTTGGGATTACCTTATCGTATCGTACGTCTATGCGGTGGTGATTTGAGTTTCACCTCTGCCCTAACCTTCGATTTTGAAGTGTATTCAAAAGCACAAGACCGTTGGCTGGAAGTCAGCTCTGTTTCCAATTTCGAAGAGTATCAGGCAAACCGTCTGAAACTACGTTTCCGGGATAAAGGAGACAAGAAAACGACCATGGTACACACGCTAAACGGTAGCGCCCTAGCATTACCGAGAATCGTGGCCTCTTTACTGGAGAACAACCAGACTCCGGAAGGTATCCGGGTACCGGATGTACTCCGCGGGTTTATGGGTACCGACTATATAAGATAA
- a CDS encoding PhoH family protein, translating to MTKTKNKKTFVLDTNVILHDYRSIYNFEDNDIVIPITVLEELDKFKRGNDQINYHAREFVRELDQISGSDFFLKGAPLGKGRGRLFIQTGVPFSPKMNDSFGEDIPDHRILAIAEYITEKREGEKVVLVSKDMNLRMKARSLGILAEDYKTDQVKDLEVSLNKCIETKEDFSQELIAKLYESGEAGIPVETFFPKEEIKGNNYYILKNGSNSVLACYDPVRKVVRKVEKLNTFGIYPKNSEQAFALDALMNPNISLVALSGKAGTGKTLLALAAALQQNKAFEQIYLARPIVALSNKDLGYLPGDVNEKVSPYMQPLFDNLAVIKHRYNMHSQENRLIEDMLKDERLVISALAYIRGRSLSNVFFIVDEAQNLTPHEVKTIITRAGEGVKMVFTGDIDQIDSPYLDRQSNGLSHLFDRMQGQDIFAHVHLEKGERSYLAEVASNLL from the coding sequence ATGACTAAAACTAAAAATAAGAAAACATTTGTATTAGATACGAATGTGATTTTACACGATTACAGATCCATCTACAATTTCGAGGATAATGATATTGTTATTCCAATCACGGTATTGGAGGAGTTAGATAAGTTTAAACGCGGGAATGACCAGATTAATTACCATGCCCGTGAGTTTGTCAGGGAATTGGATCAGATTTCCGGATCAGATTTTTTTCTAAAAGGAGCGCCGTTAGGTAAGGGAAGAGGGCGTTTGTTTATCCAGACAGGAGTGCCTTTCTCTCCCAAAATGAATGATTCTTTTGGCGAGGATATTCCCGATCATCGGATATTGGCTATTGCTGAATATATAACAGAGAAGAGAGAAGGAGAAAAGGTTGTTTTGGTGTCGAAAGATATGAATTTGAGGATGAAAGCGAGGTCTCTGGGGATTTTGGCAGAGGACTACAAGACCGATCAGGTGAAGGATTTGGAAGTGTCGTTAAACAAGTGTATAGAAACAAAAGAGGATTTCTCTCAAGAGTTGATTGCAAAGCTTTACGAGAGCGGGGAGGCAGGAATTCCGGTAGAGACGTTTTTCCCGAAGGAAGAAATTAAAGGAAATAATTACTATATATTGAAGAATGGTAGTAATTCGGTATTGGCTTGTTATGATCCCGTCCGGAAAGTGGTGCGGAAAGTGGAGAAGCTAAATACTTTCGGCATTTACCCGAAGAATTCGGAGCAGGCATTTGCTTTGGATGCCTTGATGAATCCGAATATCTCGTTGGTAGCATTGAGCGGTAAGGCCGGTACGGGAAAGACGTTATTGGCTTTGGCGGCAGCTTTGCAACAAAACAAGGCATTCGAGCAAATTTACCTGGCACGTCCGATCGTGGCCTTGTCAAACAAGGATTTGGGGTATTTGCCGGGGGATGTGAACGAGAAGGTTAGCCCGTATATGCAGCCTTTGTTTGATAATCTGGCCGTGATCAAGCATCGTTATAATATGCATAGCCAGGAAAACCGGTTGATAGAGGATATGTTGAAAGATGAACGTCTGGTGATTTCGGCACTGGCCTATATCAGGGGGCGGAGTTTGTCAAATGTTTTTTTCATCGTGGATGAAGCGCAGAATCTTACGCCACATGAAGTAAAGACGATTATTACTCGTGCGGGAGAGGGCGTGAAGATGGTATTCACGGGAGATATTGACCAGATAGACTCTCCTTACTTGGATAGACAATCGAATGGTTTATCGCATTTGTTTGATCGTATGCAGGGGCAGGATATTTTTGCCCACGTGCATTTGGAGAAGGGAGAGAGAAGTTACCTGGCAGAAGTGGCAAGTAACTTGCTGTAA
- the rplT gene encoding 50S ribosomal protein L20: MPRAKNAVASRARRKKVLSQTRGNFGARKNVWTVAKNTYEKGLTYAYRDRKKKKSEFRALWIQRINAAVRMEGLSYSKFMGLVHKAEVNMNRKVLADLAMNQPEAFKAIVAKVKELA; encoded by the coding sequence ATGCCAAGAGCTAAAAATGCCGTTGCTTCAAGAGCACGTAGAAAAAAGGTTTTAAGTCAAACCAGAGGTAACTTTGGTGCAAGAAAAAATGTCTGGACGGTTGCCAAAAACACGTATGAAAAAGGCTTAACGTACGCGTACCGTGACAGAAAGAAGAAAAAATCAGAATTTAGAGCGTTGTGGATTCAGAGAATTAACGCCGCAGTTAGAATGGAAGGTTTGTCTTACTCTAAGTTTATGGGCTTAGTTCATAAAGCTGAGGTAAACATGAACCGTAAAGTTTTGGCTGATCTGGCTATGAATCAACCGGAAGCTTTCAAAGCAATCGTTGCGAAAGTGAAAGAGTTAGCTTAG
- the dapB gene encoding 4-hydroxy-tetrahydrodipicolinate reductase yields MKIALLGYGKMGKTIERVARDRGHEVVLVVDENNRAVCTDEQLKQADVAIEFTTPTVAVDNYNWCFRNHVPVVSGTTGWLERWSEVMMSREQLGGAFFYASNYSIGVNIFFHLNRWLAQTMARFSDYKVSVEETHHIHKLDAPSGTAITLVKDILEEHPEYSSWVLDEGKVGAGELPVKAKREGEVPGIHTVTYKSNVDEIQIYHSAYSRDGFAQGAVMAAEFLMGKKGVFGMEDLLKI; encoded by the coding sequence ATGAAGATTGCATTACTTGGATACGGGAAAATGGGGAAAACGATAGAGCGTGTGGCTCGTGATCGTGGACATGAAGTTGTGTTGGTCGTGGATGAGAATAACCGGGCTGTATGTACGGATGAGCAATTGAAACAGGCTGATGTTGCGATTGAATTTACAACCCCGACCGTGGCAGTCGATAATTATAATTGGTGTTTCCGTAATCATGTTCCGGTGGTATCCGGTACGACGGGATGGCTGGAAAGATGGAGCGAAGTGATGATGTCACGAGAGCAATTAGGGGGAGCCTTTTTTTATGCGTCCAATTATAGTATCGGGGTGAATATATTTTTTCATCTGAATCGTTGGCTGGCACAGACCATGGCTCGCTTTTCCGATTATAAAGTTTCTGTCGAGGAAACCCATCACATCCACAAGCTGGATGCTCCCAGTGGAACAGCCATTACTCTGGTAAAAGATATTTTGGAAGAGCATCCGGAATACTCGTCTTGGGTACTGGATGAAGGAAAGGTCGGTGCGGGAGAATTGCCCGTAAAAGCCAAAAGAGAAGGTGAAGTCCCGGGGATTCACACGGTAACTTATAAATCGAACGTGGATGAAATCCAGATATACCATTCTGCTTATTCCCGGGATGGTTTTGCCCAAGGAGCCGTGATGGCGGCTGAATTCCTGATGGGGAAAAAAGGTGTTTTTGGAATGGAAGACTTGTTGAAAATTTAG
- a CDS encoding tetratricopeptide repeat protein, with translation MRKLSLITSGVILMLSFLMVGCNTMKKLEREAIETAIVGKVSPQQLTAVDGVVNFNYNIAFAPRQFYKKLILKVTPKMQYPGGEEAMEPLYFQGERVKGTNYPVVEYKGNTLGTYNLSFPYRDGMQKGVLIADIEAIMGNKTVAFTPAILNTNGVKEWKTYMYSLPNNPNAIPLFTETFVKDVPATGVGIISGYVLFPLSKSVITDAQKKSSVMAQAAQEMKKILADKNAKITNMLMYVSSSPEGPERLNKNLTTNRFNTAKAYFMKDLGLANTPMAKDTKFIVSNTVSENWEGLYMLLNDSNLKNKAQIVKDLQNAPNLQKRGAVLESYIKTVPELKDVILPTLRRADFYIFYTVPEVMQVEDQMTTYYVPQLQETSVLSARTDVNLLNDLAVIAIRNKDYRKAKKLLESAAVINQKPEVLNNLGIVYQNEGNNTQAKDMYTKASIKNEAKYNLGMLLLKDKEYSKAIPYLKAMPNVNLAYAQLMANDNRAALETLKKLNLTEGYEYYMMAVAAARVKDIQAMAVALQKAIQLDPQLKERASTDKEFYPYAQESIYLDIVD, from the coding sequence ATGAGAAAATTATCTTTGATAACGAGTGGAGTTATTTTGATGCTCTCTTTCTTGATGGTGGGGTGTAATACCATGAAGAAGTTGGAGAGAGAGGCCATCGAAACGGCAATTGTGGGGAAAGTTTCTCCTCAGCAGTTGACTGCGGTGGATGGGGTTGTGAATTTTAATTATAATATTGCTTTTGCACCCAGGCAGTTTTATAAAAAGTTAATTTTGAAAGTGACTCCTAAAATGCAATATCCCGGTGGGGAAGAAGCGATGGAACCGCTTTATTTCCAAGGTGAGAGGGTGAAGGGAACCAATTACCCGGTGGTGGAATACAAAGGAAACACGCTGGGAACTTATAATTTATCATTCCCTTATCGTGATGGTATGCAAAAAGGGGTACTAATCGCTGATATAGAGGCGATCATGGGGAATAAAACTGTTGCGTTTACTCCGGCTATATTAAATACGAATGGGGTGAAGGAATGGAAAACATATATGTATTCTCTACCGAACAATCCGAATGCAATTCCTTTGTTTACCGAAACTTTTGTGAAAGATGTTCCGGCAACAGGGGTGGGTATCATTAGCGGGTACGTGTTATTCCCGTTATCTAAATCCGTGATTACAGATGCGCAGAAAAAATCGTCTGTCATGGCACAGGCTGCCCAAGAAATGAAGAAAATTCTGGCAGATAAAAATGCCAAGATTACCAATATGTTAATGTACGTTTCCAGCTCCCCGGAAGGACCGGAAAGATTAAACAAGAATTTAACCACGAATCGTTTCAATACGGCCAAGGCTTATTTCATGAAAGATTTGGGGTTGGCTAACACGCCGATGGCAAAAGATACTAAATTTATCGTTTCCAACACGGTGAGCGAGAATTGGGAAGGTCTGTATATGTTATTGAATGATTCCAACTTGAAGAATAAGGCACAAATCGTGAAAGATTTGCAGAATGCCCCGAATTTACAGAAACGGGGGGCTGTTTTAGAATCATATATTAAGACTGTACCGGAATTGAAAGATGTGATTCTTCCGACATTGCGGCGAGCTGATTTTTATATTTTCTATACCGTGCCTGAAGTGATGCAGGTGGAGGATCAGATGACGACTTATTACGTACCTCAATTACAAGAGACTTCAGTTTTGTCAGCTCGTACGGATGTAAATTTGTTGAATGATTTGGCTGTCATTGCTATCCGTAACAAGGATTACAGGAAAGCTAAAAAGTTATTGGAATCAGCAGCTGTAATTAATCAAAAACCGGAAGTGCTAAATAATCTTGGTATTGTTTATCAAAATGAAGGGAATAATACTCAGGCTAAAGATATGTATACGAAAGCTTCTATAAAGAATGAGGCGAAGTATAATTTGGGAATGTTGTTATTGAAAGATAAAGAGTACAGTAAGGCTATTCCTTATTTGAAAGCGATGCCGAATGTGAATCTGGCTTACGCTCAGTTGATGGCTAATGATAATCGTGCCGCTTTGGAGACATTGAAGAAGTTGAATCTGACGGAAGGGTACGAGTATTACATGATGGCCGTGGCTGCAGCAAGAGTAAAAGATATACAGGCAATGGCTGTTGCTTTACAGAAGGCTATACAACTTGACCCGCAATTGAAAGAGAGGGCAAGTACTGATAAAGAATTTTATCCTTATGCTCAAGAAAGTATTTATTTGGATATTGTTGATTAA
- the lepB gene encoding signal peptidase I, which translates to MSKILTNKWFKLGCVLFVYLLWTLWIGSWWLLLGVPVLFDIYITKKVHWAFWKKKGVEKQTKTVEWIDALIFAIIAATLIRMFFFEAYTIPTSSMEKSMLVGDYLFVSKVAYGPKLPNTPLSVPFTHHTLPFTQSTKAYSDLIQWPYKRIAGLGEIKREDIVVFNFPAGDTVVVGRENPDYYSQIRGQEAAIRYVAQEKGLSVTPEEAWSIARKQIWRENEIIARPVDKRENYIKRCVGIPGDVLEMKDAVLYVNGKKLEDKDKMQYNYDIIVNAPFNKVKLQEMGISMEDINGGYMGNNHYVLPLTVEMVEKIKKMPNVLSVNHQEDDGQIFPYSPNYPWTRDNFGPLPIPKKGETIDLTLENLPLYDRIIGAYEENKLEVKDSVIYINGAPADKYTFKMDYYWMMGDNRHNSADSRYWGFVPEDHIVGKAYFIWLSLDKDKSFLGKIRWNRMFRFIH; encoded by the coding sequence ATGAGTAAGATATTGACAAATAAATGGTTTAAATTAGGGTGTGTTCTTTTCGTGTACCTACTGTGGACGTTATGGATCGGGAGCTGGTGGTTGTTATTAGGTGTACCTGTTCTGTTTGATATTTATATCACGAAGAAGGTGCATTGGGCTTTCTGGAAGAAGAAAGGAGTGGAAAAACAGACCAAAACGGTGGAGTGGATCGATGCTTTGATCTTCGCTATTATTGCGGCTACATTGATTCGTATGTTTTTCTTCGAGGCGTACACGATCCCGACTTCCTCTATGGAGAAGTCCATGCTGGTCGGGGATTATCTTTTCGTGAGCAAGGTGGCTTACGGACCGAAATTACCTAATACTCCGTTGTCTGTACCGTTTACTCATCATACCTTGCCTTTCACCCAGTCAACAAAAGCTTATTCAGACTTGATTCAATGGCCTTACAAACGGATTGCCGGGTTGGGAGAGATTAAACGTGAAGATATTGTCGTGTTTAACTTCCCGGCGGGGGATACGGTAGTCGTCGGAAGAGAAAACCCGGATTACTATTCGCAAATTAGGGGACAGGAGGCTGCTATTCGGTACGTGGCACAAGAGAAGGGATTGAGTGTAACCCCAGAGGAGGCTTGGTCTATCGCTCGTAAACAGATTTGGCGGGAGAACGAGATTATTGCCCGCCCAGTAGATAAGCGGGAGAATTACATCAAGCGATGCGTTGGGATCCCAGGGGATGTTTTGGAAATGAAGGATGCCGTACTTTACGTGAACGGGAAGAAGTTGGAGGATAAAGATAAGATGCAATATAATTATGATATTATCGTGAATGCTCCTTTTAATAAGGTAAAATTGCAAGAGATGGGGATTTCCATGGAAGATATTAATGGTGGTTATATGGGAAATAATCATTACGTGTTGCCTCTGACGGTTGAAATGGTGGAGAAGATTAAGAAAATGCCGAACGTTCTGTCGGTGAATCATCAAGAGGATGATGGACAAATATTCCCGTATAGCCCGAATTACCCGTGGACCCGTGATAATTTCGGACCGTTACCGATCCCGAAGAAAGGGGAAACTATTGACCTGACGTTAGAGAATTTACCGCTTTATGACCGTATTATCGGGGCATACGAGGAGAATAAACTGGAGGTAAAGGATTCCGTTATATATATTAACGGTGCCCCGGCAGATAAATATACTTTCAAGATGGATTACTACTGGATGATGGGGGATAACCGTCACAATTCGGCTGACTCCCGTTACTGGGGATTTGTTCCTGAAGATCATATTGTCGGGAAAGCTTATTTTATTTGGCTTTCTCTGGATAAGGATAAATCCTTCCTAGGTAAGATACGTTGGAACAGGATGTTTCGGTTTATACATTAA
- a CDS encoding glycerol acyltransferase, which translates to MEETVKPIYIEQLFKSKNPKLARWIPKFVYSFLKRVICQDQINDFISKYGDQKGLDFAEGILEYLDISYIIEGKENLPAPDGRYIFAANHALGGPDGIILISFLGKIYKKLKFPVNDLLMNLKNLNNIFLPVNKHGALAKEAAVDLENAFASDAQVITFPAGMVSRKVKGVVKDLEWQKSFVVKAVKYQRDIIPIRVKAENSKFFYNLANFRTKIGLKVNLEMMYLPKETFNKKGSTFTLIIGKPIKWETLDKSKTPKEWAEEIKNIVYQL; encoded by the coding sequence ATGGAAGAAACTGTTAAACCGATATATATCGAACAACTTTTCAAAAGTAAGAATCCGAAGTTAGCCCGCTGGATTCCGAAATTCGTTTATTCATTTTTAAAACGTGTGATCTGCCAAGACCAGATCAACGACTTCATCTCTAAATACGGAGACCAAAAAGGCTTGGATTTTGCCGAAGGAATCTTGGAATATCTTGATATTTCTTACATCATCGAAGGTAAAGAGAATTTACCAGCCCCCGACGGACGCTATATTTTTGCCGCGAATCACGCTCTAGGAGGGCCGGATGGTATCATTCTGATCTCCTTCTTGGGGAAAATATATAAAAAGCTTAAATTCCCGGTAAACGATTTACTGATGAATCTCAAAAATCTGAATAATATCTTTTTACCAGTTAACAAACACGGAGCCTTAGCCAAAGAAGCCGCAGTAGACCTAGAAAACGCCTTTGCCTCCGATGCTCAGGTCATCACCTTCCCTGCCGGAATGGTAAGCCGCAAAGTTAAAGGCGTGGTTAAAGATTTGGAATGGCAAAAAAGTTTCGTAGTTAAAGCTGTTAAATACCAACGGGACATTATTCCGATACGAGTAAAAGCAGAAAATTCAAAATTCTTTTATAATTTAGCAAACTTTCGTACCAAAATAGGGCTAAAGGTTAATCTGGAAATGATGTATCTCCCCAAGGAAACATTCAACAAGAAAGGTTCAACTTTTACTCTTATCATCGGGAAACCCATTAAATGGGAAACCCTAGATAAAAGTAAAACACCGAAAGAATGGGCGGAAGAGATAAAGAATATTGTCTACCAATTATAG
- the rpmI gene encoding 50S ribosomal protein L35, translated as MPKMKSVSSAKKRFTLTATGKIKRKHAFKSHILTKKATKRKRNLTHTAIVDVANDATVRKMLCI; from the coding sequence ATGCCAAAGATGAAGAGTGTGAGCAGTGCAAAGAAAAGATTTACTTTGACTGCTACCGGGAAGATTAAGAGAAAACATGCTTTTAAAAGTCATATTTTGACCAAAAAAGCAACCAAGAGAAAAAGAAATTTGACTCATACAGCTATCGTTGACGTGGCTAACGACGCAACTGTGAGAAAAATGCTTTGTATCTAA
- the ruvC gene encoding crossover junction endodeoxyribonuclease RuvC: protein MEKLIMGIDPGTNFMGYAILKTTGKNCKPELVVSGVVDMKKMSDPYLKLQRVFQRTLQVIDSYHPDELAIESQFYGKNIQSMLKLGRAQGVAIAAALQRNIPIFEYAPKKIKMSITGTGEASKEQIALLLGKFMTIPTTISTLDETDAIAIAYCHHLQGNLPTTGNPKCKDWGDFIKQNPDKIL from the coding sequence ATGGAAAAACTAATCATGGGAATAGACCCCGGTACAAACTTCATGGGATATGCAATTCTTAAAACAACCGGAAAGAATTGCAAACCGGAACTTGTTGTGTCGGGAGTCGTTGACATGAAAAAAATGAGTGATCCATATCTCAAACTGCAAAGAGTATTTCAACGCACGCTGCAAGTTATTGATTCTTACCATCCGGACGAATTGGCCATCGAATCACAATTCTACGGTAAGAACATCCAGTCCATGCTGAAACTCGGACGGGCACAGGGTGTAGCCATCGCTGCTGCCCTACAACGGAATATCCCCATTTTCGAATATGCCCCGAAGAAAATTAAAATGAGTATCACGGGAACAGGAGAGGCTTCCAAAGAGCAGATCGCTCTTCTGCTAGGCAAATTCATGACGATACCAACCACCATTTCAACCTTGGATGAAACGGATGCCATCGCCATCGCCTATTGTCACCACCTACAAGGTAACTTACCCACCACGGGAAACCCAAAATGCAAGGATTGGGGTGACTTCATCAAACAGAATCCGGACAAGATTTTGTGA
- a CDS encoding DUF4286 family protein yields MRFIYNTTFSIDENIAEEFIQVIRGGYIAYLKGKNLCNDILFTRVLIREGEGLSLSLQLIFPSAEEYTIFIENYKDRLLHMLVDVFGEDLLYFSTTLEEIG; encoded by the coding sequence ATGCGATTTATATACAACACGACATTCAGTATTGACGAAAACATTGCAGAGGAATTCATTCAGGTTATCCGGGGTGGTTACATCGCTTATCTCAAAGGCAAAAACCTTTGTAATGACATACTATTTACCCGTGTCTTGATTCGTGAAGGAGAAGGCCTATCCCTCTCCCTACAACTCATATTCCCTTCTGCCGAAGAATACACCATCTTTATAGAAAACTACAAGGACAGATTATTACATATGCTGGTAGATGTATTCGGTGAGGATCTTTTATATTTCAGTACCACTCTTGAAGAAATTGGATAA
- a CDS encoding GNAT family N-acetyltransferase: MQPVIYPVNKAKLLAELTEERFIRKTNKGGNEIYSFNAFNSPNLMKEVGRLRELTFRTAGGGTGKEVDIDPFDVDEQVPYQQLIVWDPKEQEILGGYRYILCDNLPLNQEGEPNLATTELFRFSEAFKKQYLTKMIELGRSFVQPLYQSTKMGRKSLFALDNLWDGLGALTVENPGMEYFFGKVTMYTSFNIEARDMILFFMRKYFKDTERLVEPITPLEIHIDDNKLGRILCGNNYDEDYRILSRYVREHGENIPPLVNAYMSLSPSMKSFGTAINPGFGGVEETAILIKIADVYETKKARHISTYIPRILRLRKF; the protein is encoded by the coding sequence ATGCAACCAGTCATCTATCCTGTAAACAAAGCAAAATTATTAGCAGAACTGACAGAAGAAAGATTCATTCGTAAAACCAATAAAGGGGGAAACGAGATTTACTCGTTTAATGCTTTCAACAGTCCTAACCTGATGAAAGAGGTGGGAAGATTACGGGAATTAACCTTCAGAACTGCCGGGGGCGGTACTGGAAAAGAGGTAGACATTGATCCATTTGATGTTGACGAGCAGGTTCCCTACCAGCAATTAATCGTATGGGACCCGAAAGAGCAGGAAATCCTAGGAGGGTACCGGTATATTTTATGTGACAACCTTCCTTTAAACCAAGAGGGAGAACCCAACTTGGCCACGACTGAATTATTCCGTTTCTCCGAAGCCTTCAAAAAGCAATATCTCACTAAAATGATCGAATTGGGTCGTTCTTTCGTACAACCTTTGTACCAATCTACAAAAATGGGACGCAAATCCCTGTTCGCTTTGGATAACTTGTGGGACGGCCTAGGCGCTCTTACCGTGGAGAATCCGGGTATGGAATACTTCTTCGGGAAAGTAACCATGTACACCAGTTTCAATATAGAGGCGCGTGACATGATCTTATTCTTTATGCGGAAGTATTTTAAGGACACGGAAAGACTTGTTGAGCCGATTACTCCATTGGAAATTCATATTGATGACAATAAACTCGGGAGAATACTCTGCGGAAATAATTATGACGAGGATTATCGAATCCTTTCTCGTTATGTTCGGGAACATGGAGAAAATATCCCTCCCTTAGTAAATGCCTACATGAGCCTGTCACCTTCCATGAAATCCTTTGGGACTGCCATAAACCCGGGCTTTGGTGGTGTGGAAGAAACAGCCATTCTGATCAAGATTGCAGATGTATACGAAACCAAGAAAGCCCGTCACATCTCGACCTATATACCTCGAATACTTCGGTTAAGAAAATTTTGA
- a CDS encoding LysE family translocator: protein MNILGFLSAAILLTLMPGPDILFVITQSITRGKKAGIIFACGLCTGLIAHTAAVSLGLSLILYNSPVAFSVLKYMGAAYLIYLGVKSYIHRKENSLALPSATGVEYKLYRKGILMNILNPKVLLFFIAFFPQFVSPTTENPAGELLILGLLFMAQGIVIFSLVALLADRLSRRLMQNARFSLIMHIIESLVYFAIGISLIFVTV, encoded by the coding sequence GTGAATATACTGGGTTTTTTAAGTGCGGCCATTTTATTGACTTTGATGCCGGGGCCGGATATTTTGTTCGTGATCACGCAAAGTATTACCCGGGGAAAGAAAGCGGGAATTATTTTTGCTTGCGGGTTGTGTACAGGGTTAATCGCTCACACGGCAGCTGTGAGTCTGGGACTTTCTTTGATTTTATATAATTCTCCGGTGGCATTCAGCGTATTGAAATACATGGGGGCGGCTTACTTGATTTATTTGGGAGTGAAATCCTATATCCACCGGAAGGAAAATTCATTGGCTTTGCCGAGTGCTACCGGGGTAGAATATAAATTGTACCGCAAGGGAATTCTGATGAATATACTGAATCCGAAGGTGCTGTTGTTCTTTATTGCATTTTTTCCCCAGTTTGTAAGTCCTACCACGGAGAACCCGGCAGGAGAGTTACTGATACTGGGATTGCTTTTTATGGCGCAGGGCATTGTTATATTCTCGTTGGTAGCCTTGCTGGCAGACCGGTTGTCACGTCGGTTGATGCAAAATGCTCGATTTTCGTTGATCATGCATATCATCGAATCGTTGGTCTATTTTGCCATCGGAATCAGTCTGATTTTCGTGACTGTCTGA